Genomic DNA from Theropithecus gelada isolate Dixy chromosome 1, Tgel_1.0, whole genome shotgun sequence:
AATGAAAAAACactggttaatgagtacaaacataGACATACATAAAAGGAGTAAGTtttgtttgtcaaagatcagatggttatagatgtgttatttctaaggcctctgttctgtttcattggtctatatatctgctttggtaccagtaccacgctattctggttactgtaaccttgtggtatagtttgaagtcaggtagtgtgatgcccctagctttgttcttttcacttaggattgtcttggctatgcaggctcttttttcgttccatatgaaatttaaagtagttttttccaattgatggggatagcatttaatctctaaattactttgagcagtatgaccattttcatgatattgattcttcctatccatgagcatggaatgttttaccatttgtttgtgtcctctcttatttccttgagcagtggtttgtagttctccttgaagaggtccttcacatcccttgtaagttgtatttctaggtatttcattctttttatagcaattgtgaatgggagttcactcacgatttggcgctctgtttgtctgttattggtgtatagaaatgcttgtgatttttgcacattgattttataggcaataccattcaggacataggcatgggcaaagacttcatgactaaaacaccaaaagcaaatgcaacagaaatcaaaattgacaaatgggatctaattaaactaaagagcttctgcacaacaaaagaaactatcatcagagtgaacaggcaatgtacagaatgggagaaaattttttcaatctacccatctgacaaagggctcatatccagaatctacaaagaccttaaacaaatttacaagaaataaacaaacccatcaaaaagtgggtgaaggatatgaacagacacttctcaaaagaagacatttatgcagccaacaatacctgatataaatgacgagctgatgggtgctgacgagttgatgggtgcagcacgccaacatggcacaagtatacatatgtaacaaacctgcacattatccacatgtaccctagacttaaagtataataaaaaataaataaaaaataaaaaatagaaaaaaaaacatatgaaaaaaagctcatcatcactggtcattagagaaatgcaaatcaaaaccacagtaagataccatctcaggccagttagaatggtgatcattaaaaggtcaggaaaacaacagatgctggagaggatgtggggaaataggaatgcttttacactgttggtgggagggagtgtaaattagttcaaccattgtggaagacagtgtggtgattcctcaaggatctagaaatagaaataccatttgatccagcaataccattactgagtatatacccaaagaattataaatcactctactataaagacacatgcacacatatgtttattatagcactattcacaatagcaaagacttggaaccaatccaaatgcccatcaatgatagactggataaagaaaacatggcacatatacaccgtggaacactatgcagccataaaaaagatgagctCACGTCTTTTGCAGGGagatggatgaaggtggaaaccatcattctcagcaaactaacacaagaacagaaaaccaaacaccacatgttctcactcataagtgggagctgaacaatgagaacctgcggacacagggaggggaacatcacacacgggggcctttCGGGGAGTGAGGGGCTACAGGAGgcatagcattaagagaaatacccaCTGTAGATAATGGGTTGACGGGTTCAGCAAAtgaccatggcacatgtatacctatgtaacaaacctacacattctgcacgtgtaccccagaacttaaagtgtaagaaaacactttttaaaaggagttttaaatgtttccaataaagagagaaatgataaatgctcaaGGTGATGAATGCCCTAAATTTCCTAATATCCTGACTTTATCACTACACATTTgatccatgtaacaaaatatcacatgtaccccaaaatgTGTATAGGTATtaagaatcaataaaaaatagcaaagagAGTCTTCTTATTTTCCATATTAGTTACAACCAAGCCACTCTATTGCTGGAACAAATATGGTAGTGGTTGTCATGGggagtgatgatgatgatgatcatgatgatgatgatcataaTGCTGGAAAAAATGATGATATGTTGCTGCGAATAAACCTCTATCAAATGGCAGCCAATTATGTATTAGGCATTGTGCCAATAAAATTTCAGATAGTAATTCAATTTTATGCCTTAGACACGTTCGTTAAGTAAATGTTATTTTGCTCACTTTGCAGTAAAGAGATTGACATTCAGAGAAGTTGAATAATATGTTCCTCAAATCAACCAAACActaattaaggaaaataaaacaggtttAAAATTGTACAGAAATAATCTTTGATATGTCCCAAATTGTGAGATCCTGCCTGTGGATGAAAGAAAGGTGGaaatatacccaaatgattataaaatattgctaataaagcagatttgaaaagaaacaaaagatccATTCACAAATATTATGCATAGATACTTTATTCAGAGAGTGAAAGGAAAGTGACAACTGCACGGGTGGTAGAAGCTCATGCCCAGGGGACAGACAGGCACAGAACACATCAACAGAATTCTCTGATGGTTCCCAGGGAGAGAGCTGCTCTTTCTTCTGAAGCTCTGGGAGCTGGCACAGCCCAGGGCTTCCTTTGTTCAGTCTCCACCTGGACAGTGGCAGTATGGCAGCCTCAAAAAGGAAATCTTTTGCTATCAGGGATCATCACAGGCAGATAAAAGCTCCCTGTGTATCCCTTGATGGCTTTGATGAGAAGATGCAGGTGAAGCTGTGGAACGAGGTGAGTCAATTATCCTTATCCTTTCATGGTCCTGATGAATCCTGAAGCTGTTACTTGCTCTTGGGTGGACACTTTGgctggcagggtggggaaggtggcACCGGAGGACATTTCTGCTGGCActgctgaggtgggcagggctgTGGACACTTTGGTGGTGGGCAGGGCTCAGGGCATTTCGGGGGTGGACATGGCTCTGGGCACTTTGGCGTGGGGCACACAGGAGGTGGCTGGCAGGGCTGCTTGCACTGCTGCTGTTGGTAAGACATCCTGCTGGAGTCTCAGAATCTGAAAGAAATTATATGACAGTGTTCATGGGAATGGACTCCTCCAGAGAGAGAAGCCAAAGCTTGTGTAATACCATGGCATATTATTTCTCCTATCTCcaagaaattatttaaactctTAATTCCCTTTTCAAGACTCCCTGGTTTCTCACTTCCAGTTCAGCGAATTACTTCATTGTCCCTGGGAATTCCTGTGTTTTCTCATataatttttccaaagaaaataccTCTGTAGTAAACAACCAAGCATgttatttctatgaaaataacATCTTCAAGAAAGGCAGTCACAAGTTCAGATACCCAGGGCTACCTCACAAGCTATTCCTATCATCGTTATCTGTTGTAAAATCCCAGTGGGTTGACATGGGCACATGGGCACAAAGAAAAGGGCTGTTTGGGAAGAATTGCATGCTCTCACACCTGCTACGACATAAACCTTTGAAAAGGACaccagaaaagcaaagaaaaaagaaaaatactttgttattttattcttgttcaaATCAAAGCTTTCCCCTTAACTAACTTCTCTGTCCATATGAACCCCTAGCTGTGTACCAAAAGAAAGCTAAAATAGCATATCATTGTGCTCTAATCGTACATTTCCATCCACTAAATAGTATCAAATCAACATTCATAGGATTGAATCAACCAAACTTGCTGTACTCAGATTAAATTCAACATTTCAGGGCACAAAGAACAGAGGAACTCAAGGAAGCAGACTCACCAGGTTCTCCAAGGCAGATCGGTGCTCAGGTACCAGGAGTTCAGGAGCACTGCAGCAGAAAACCTCTTTATAGGGCCTGCTGCACCACCCAACAGGAAATGGAACTGCCAAAAACTACGCTGATCCAGTATTGTCTTAAGCCAAATGCAAATGTATCCATAACTGGCCTGACAGTGATTATCAAACTAGGAAATATCCTGTTCTGGGATCTCCCCACTGGGTTAAGTGCTCCTGACTCACAGAAGCCCTGCCTTAGATCTCAGTTTCAGTGACCTATGGCAAAGAAGGAATTGGGGAATTCTCTAACTGGTGGTCAAGGGCTCTCTTTTTTGACTGGGGGCAATGATCCTTTCCTGTCTTACACCTTCCCTAAATCATAAAACTTCCTGCCCTGATCCACTTTAGCTGAATGCCATATTGTTGTACATGAACCCATCTCCACCTCTACTTTCCTTATACAATTTGCCAATGTGCTAGAAGGAAGAGGAGACCTAACAAAGGCCTGAATTCTGGccccagatttttttttgctAAGTTGTGTGATCACAGCCAGGTCACCTCTCCTCCCTGGGATTATAAGCAGGGGAGCATCACACTTACCTCTGGAGTTGGAAGCTGACCGCATTGTGCCATCTACTGACCCTGTTCAAGCCAGAAACTTTCTCTTGCacttctatctttctctctcataGGACCCTAGATTTTATGATTTTCCTTTCCCGTTTGAAGTTATCTTCTCCATCCAATTTGTACTGGCAATTGTCACCCGGGACAGATTCCAGAGTGAGAGCCAGTCTCCCCAGCACATTTGCTACTTGCTGCCATCAAGGATGTGTactattgtctttttatttataaaaatgtattcttagcCACCACATTAAGGAAATGGAGAGACGTGAAACAAAATTACAAGCATTCATGGTATTGAACTATGCCTATGTGATTCCCTGTAACCATCCTACAGAGAACAAGCTGCATAGACTCACATTATCATATGTGAATAATTAGAAGTAGGTTTGCAGAGTGGAGATGGTCAGAGCACTTAAAGTCTGAAATCTGGGGGAAAATACAAACTAAGTATAATCTAAAATGTattcttcctgtctctttccAAACAGGTTTTAGGAGTTTCTCggtgttttttaatttgttttcatgttctttctttgtctttcccatAAGCCCCCTAGTCCCATGACCTGCTAGATTATCAAGTCACACCCCAATGTACACCTCTCATCTATCCATTTGGTTACATATTGTTCACTCAACATATATATTGTGAACACATATAGTGACTCCTCTTTCATATCTTTCGTAAACTCTTCCTGCAATCAGTGAGGCTTACTAAACACGGTATGTTGAATATTTAAGGTAATGTTGCTAGAGCTTCCT
This window encodes:
- the LOC112630636 gene encoding small proline-rich protein 2E, with translation MSYQQQQCKQPCQPPPVCPTPKCPEPCPPPKCPEPCPPPKCPQPCPPQQCQQKCPPVPPSPPCQPKCPPKSK